The Pseudooceanicola aestuarii genomic sequence AACCGTGGATGACCTGCGCGCGATCCCGGCCCGTCTGGCTGACACGCCGCAGCTGGTGAACCTGGTGGTGGGTGGCAAGACGCCGATCCTGTCGGTGGACGATTTCACTGATATGGGCTTTGCGCTGGTGCTCTACGCGAATGTGGCGCTGCAATCGGCGCTGTTCGGGATGCAGACCGCGCTGACCCAGCTGAAGGACCAGGGCCGCATGGACGAGAGCGGCCCGCTGGCCGGCTTCATGGAACGTCAGCGCGTGGTGCGCAAGGATCTGTTCGACGATCTGGACAACCGCTACGCCTATTGACCCGCCGGTCGGGCGCAAGGAGGCGGCGGGCCCCGTCGCCTGCCCGGCCCCTGCGGCATTCGGCCCGCCCCGGCGAGGCCGCGCCGCGCTTGGCCAACTGCCGGGGCCGGGGCTAGGATCGCCGCGAACCACCATGCGGAGGCGCGGCCATGCTGATCCGGGTCGGAGAGGATCGAACGGAGGTCATCGACCTGGCCCTGGCGGGGCTCTTGTCCTCGGTCGCCGGGGCGCTGAACGCGGTCGGCTTTCTGGTCGCGGGATCCTTCACCGCCAACATGACCGGCAACCTGTCGTCCTTTGCCGACGAGTTCGCGGGCGGCGAGGTTCTGCGCGCGCTATCCTTTGCCGGGCTGATCCTGGCCTTTGTCACCGGTGCCTGGGTCGCGGCCATGGCCATCGGCTGGGGGGTGCGGCGTGGCCAGCGGTCGGTCTATGCCACCGTCATCGCGGGGCAGGGGGCGCTTCTGCTGGCCCTCGGGCTGGTGGTTCCGGTCGCGCAGGCCGACAGGCACATGGCGCTGGTGGTGGGGTTGAGCTTCATCATGGGGTTGCAGAATGCCGTGACCACGCTGATCTCGCAGGCGCGGGTGCGCACCACCCATGTCTCGGGGATGGCGACGGACATCGGGATCGAGCTGGCCGCCCTGACCGGCGACGCCGGAACCCGGCGCGCCACGCTGCCGCGGCTGCGCCTGCACGGGATCACCCTGTCGTGCTTTGCCCTCGGCGGGATCGCGGGGGCACTGGTCTTCGCATTGCTGGGGCGTTGGCTGTTCGTGGCCACCGGTGCCCTGCTGCTGATGCTGGCCCTGCCCGAGGCCCTGCGCGCGCGCCGCGGTTTCTGACGCCCGAACCACCTGAAAACCGCGCCTGCCGAAGGTGACGGCCCACTGCCGCGACTGGATTGTGGCGGCTCCTCCCTTGCGTTTAGTCCAGATTTGTGGATTCACTAGTCCAGTATATTGGACTTTTGCGGGGAAGCATGCGGGTACGCCAAGCGGATAATGTACTATCGGTGCTGGAATTCTTTGCCGAACGGCGTAGCCCGGCCAGTGTCGCGGACCTGGCGGCGCATTTCGGCTGGCCACGCTCTTCGACTTTCAACCTGGTGTCGACGCTGATCGACCGGGGCTATCTGTACGAACCGCGGGCGCGCGGCGCCTATTACCCGACGGCCCGCTGGCAGGCCATGTCCGCCGCCATAGCCGAGGCCGACCCCCTTCCCGAACCCCTGATCCGATTGCTGGACCATCTGGCGGAGACCCTCGGCGAAACCGTCTGGATCGCGGTGGTCGGCGGGCTGGACGTCGTCATGCTGGAAGTTCGCGAAAGCCCGCAGCTGATCCGCTATGCAGCACGGCCGGGGATGCGCCTGCCGATCCATGTCACCGGGTCGGGGCAGGCCCTGATCTCCCTGATGCCGGCGGGAGAGCAGGACGCCCTGCTGCGCCGGATCCGCTATGACCGCTACAATCGCAACACGCCGATGGATGCCGCCACGGTGCGCGACCAGATCGCGCAGGCCCAGGCACGCGGCTGGTTCATGTCGGCCTCGGCCTATTCGTCGGACCTGGGCGGAGTGGCGCTGCCGTTCACGATCGCGGGCCGCAACTTTGCCGTCACCGCCGCCGGCCCGGAGGCGCGGGTGCTGCCCCGCATGGCGGAGATCGCGGGCATCCTGCGCCAACAGATCACGGAACATTGCGGAGACGACGCCATCCAAGGCGTCTGACCCCGCGACGAAGGGGCCCCGCGCCCGGAGGAGGACACATGCCGTCGATACATCGCAACATCCCGGACAGCGCCGGGCTGAATGCCTTTCGCGCCGATCCCGCGCTGCGGGCGTTGCTGAAGCTCTACCTGGACCCCGAAACGCTGGCCGCCCTGCTGCCCCGGCTGGAAGAGATGGGCGCCCGCCTGGGCGGTGAACTGGAGGAGCTGGCCCTGACCGCCGACCGCAACCCGCCGGTGCTGCACATCCGCAACCGCATCGGCGCGCCGCAGGAGCGGATAGAGAAACATCCCGCCTATCAACGTCTTGAAGAGATCGCCTATGGCGAATTCGGGCTGGCGGCGATGTCGCATCGCCGCGGCGTCTTCGGTCAGCCGGAGGCGTTGCCGCCGCTGGCGAAATACGCGCTGGTTTACTTGTTCGTGCAGGCGGAATTCGGGCTGTGCTGCCCGCTGTCGATGACAGATTCGCTGACCCGGACCCTGGTGAAATTCGGTGATCCCGACCTTGTGGCCGAATATTTCGACCAGCTGACCAGCCAGAACATGGACCTGGCCTTCCAGGGCGCGATGTTCATGACCGAGCAGCCCGCCGGATCCGACGTCGGCGCGATCGAGACCACTGCCCGCCAGGATGCGGACGGAACCTGGCGGCTGTACGGGGACAAGTGGTTCTGCTCCAACCCTGATGCGGATCTGGCGATGGTGCTGGCCCGGCCCGAGGGGGCGGACCAGGGCACCGGGGCGCTGTCGCTGTTCCTGTTGCCCCGTCACCTGCCCGAGGGCAGCCGCAACGCCTATCGGATCCTGCGACTGAAGGACAAGCTGGGCACCCGGTCCATGGCCTCGGGGGAAATCATGCTGGAGGGGGCGCAGGCGCATCTGGTCGGCGATCCCGGCCAGGGGTTCAAGCAGATGACCGACATGATCAACATGTCGCGGCTGGCCAATGGCGTACGCTCTGCCGGGATGATGCGCCGCGCGGTGGCGGAGGCGTTGTTCATCGCGCGCAACCGCAATGCCTTTGGGCGGCGCCTGGCGGAACTGCCGCTGATGCGGCGCCAGCTGGAAAAGATGCTGGTCACGGCCGAGCAGGGCCGGTCGATGGTCTTCCACACCGCGCGCGTGCTGCAACGGGCCGATGGCGGCGATGCGGAAGCGGCGCGCGTGTTGCGCATCCTGACGCCGCTGATCAAGTTCCGCACCTGCCGCGATGCCCGCAAGGTCGCCGGCGACGCGATGGAGGTGCGTGGCGGCTGCGGCTATATCGAGGAATTCTCGGACGCACGGATCCTGCGCGACAGTCACCTTGGCTCCATCTGGGAGGGGACAAGCAATATCGTCGCCCTGGACGTCGCACGCGCCACCCGCCGCGAAGGCGCGTTGGACGCCCTGCGCGGCCATCTGGACACCCTGATCGCCGAGACGGGCAGCACCCTGCCCAAGGGGTTGGAGGACGCGATGGTCCGTGCCTTCGAACTGATGGCCGATGTGGCGGCGGACAAGTCGCGGGAGGCCGAGGTGCGGCAGGCCGCCAGCGCGGTCTACAATGCCACCTCGGCGGTCATCCTGGCCTGGGAGGGCGCGCGGATCGACCAGGATGGCGGCGCCACGGCGGCCGGGATCGGATCGGACCGGACGCGGCTGGCGGCGCTGGTCCTGCGGCACAAGCTGGTGCCGCGGGATCCGCTGGCGAAGGGCGAACTGGCCCCGGAAGACGGTTTGCTGGACCGGGCGCTGGCGGATGCGACGCCCCTGCGGGAGGCGGCGGAATGATTCCCGCCGGAGCATGGGAAAGAGCCGAAGGTCTTCGACCTGAGCCACGTTCCGAGCGGCGCTTTCGCGGGCCATGTGGCGGGGGATCACGGAGCGGAGATCATCGAAGTGGCCCCCCGCAGGCGACGAGACCGGCGGCTGGAAACCGCCGTTCCAAGACGGCACCGCCGCCTATTTCGAAGGGCTGCACCGTATCAGCTGCGCGATCGCGCCGGACCTTGTCCAGTCGGCGGGCCGGGAGGGTCCGCTACGCCTTCTGAAGGGTGCCGACATCCTGATCGAGAACCTAAAGGTCGGCACGCCGCAGAAATGGGGACTGAGTGACAATGACGGGTCAGCCCGGCCGGTGCCGGTTCAGGCGCGATCCCGCGAGAGAGCGCCCGGCGCTGCCAGGGGTGGCTGACCCTCGGTCCCTGCCGGGTTGGCGCACGCGTGGAGGCAGAACGCCGGCGGCAGCGACCCGAAGGCGAGGGGCCAGCCGGAAGGGACCAGAGGCAGGAAGTCCGCGGCAAGGGGCCCGCGCCTGGCCCGCCCCGGCCGGGAGGCGGCATGGCGCGCCCCGGCGGCATGGACCGACGCGCGCCGTCGATCAGGCGCGGCCGGTGAATTCCTTGACCATGCGGCGGGCGATGATGACCTGCTGAATCTGGCTGGTACCCTCGTAAATGCGCAGCAGGCGACTGTCACGGAACAGCCGTTCGATAGGGTATTCGGCCATGTAGCCGGCCCCGCCGTGGATCTGCAATGCGCGGTCCGCCACCCGGAACGCCATTTCCGAGGCAAAAAGCTTGGACGACGAGGCCATCAGGATCGCCTGGCCGTCGCGGTCGTAGGTCGCGGCCGTGGCGCGGACCAGGTGGCGGGCGGCCAGCAGCTCTGCCTGGCTTTCGGCCAGCATTCCCTGCACGAACTGGTGTTCGGCGATGGCCACGCCGAATTGCCTGCGCTCCAACGCGTAGGCGGTGGCCACGTCCAGCATCCGCTGCGCCGTCCCGATCGCGATCGAGGCGACATGCACCCGCCCCCGGTCCAGCACCTTCATCGCGGTGCGAAAGCCGCGATTCTCGTTGCCCGGCCCGCCGATGATCGCGGATTCGGGCAGGCGCACGTCGTCAAAGATCACGTCCGATGTCTTGGTCCCGCGCTGACCCAGCTTCCGGTCGGGTTTGGCCACGGTGATGCCGGGCGTGTCCGCCGGCAGCAGGAAGGCCGAGACACCGTCGCCGCCATCGCGCGCCGGATCGGTGCGGGCAAAGACGGTGAAGACCCCGGCGCGCACCGCGTTGGTGATGTAGCGCTTGGTCCCGTTGAGGATGAAATCACCGCCGTCGCGCCGGGCGGCCGTCTTCAGATGCGCGGCGTCCGAGCCGATATCCGGTTCGGTCAGGGCAAAGCTGGCGATCATTTCCCCGGTGGCGAGGCGCGGCAGGTAAGTGGCCTTCTGCGCTTCGGTCCCGTCCATGACGATCCCCTGTGAGCCGATGCCGACATTGGTCCCGATCAACGAGCGGAAGGAGACGGAGGCATAGCACAGCGCCTCCACCAGCCGCGATTCCTGCAAGGTGGACAGGCCCAGCCCGCCATGCGCCTCGGGGATGGACAGGCCAAAAAGGCCCATCTCGCCCATCTCGCGCACGATATCCTCGGGGATGTCGTCCTCTTCCTCCACGCGGGGTTCGGCGGGGATCAGGCGTTCGCGCACGAAACGCTCCACCGTGGTCAGGAGCTGTTCGAAGGTGTCATCGTCAACCATGTCGGTCCTTTCAGGCAATCGTCGGACGGCGCAGGCGGTGCAGGGCGAACAGCCCCACGGCCACCGCCACGCCGATCAGGTCGGTCACGGGTTCGGGGTAAAGCGACAGCAGCGCGGCGACGATCACCACGCCGCGTTCCGCCATGTTGATCCGGCCGGAGAAATAGAGCCACCCGGACAGCCCCGCCGACAGCAGCACGACAGAGAACATCGCGGTGATCACCGCCTGCGCGACATGCAGAGGGTCGCCTTGACCGATCAGCGCCGGTTCCAGAACGAAGAACACCGGAAGCACGAACAGGATCAGCCCCAGCCGCATCGCGGTGAACCCCGTCTTCATCGCGTCCGCCTTGCCGACGGAGGCGGCGGTGATCGCGGCCAGTGCGACGGGCGGCGTGATATACGACAGCATCCCCCAGTAAAGAATGTAGAGATGGCTGGCCATCGGGTTCAGCCCGGCCTGCACCAGCGCCGGCGCCAGGATGATCGCCAGGAAGACGTAGCAGGCCGACACCGTCATCCCCATGCCCAGCACAAAGGAGGTCATCGCCCCGTACAGCAGCAGCAGGTAGACATTGCCGTTGGCATATTGCACCAATTCCCGCGCGAAGGCCGATCCGACACCGGTGATCGACAGCGCACCGACCACCAGCCCGACACCGGCAAGGATGCCGATCAACTGGGCCAGGGCGGCGCCGCTTTCCTCGATGATACGGGCGAAGGCCAGGACACGGGGCCGGAAATGCGGGTCCAGCAGGGCGCCGACGACCATGACGCCGGTGGCATACCAGGGCGCATAGCTCTCCAGGCGCAGCACCAGCAGCACATAGATCAGCACCGCCAGGGACAGCACGAAGATCCAGCTTTGCCGCAGGACGGAGCGGCCGGAGGGGATGTCGGCCTCTTCCGCGCCTTGCAGGTCGTGGCTGGCGGCATAGCAATCGGCCTGCAACAGCAGCGCCGCATAGAACAGGATGGACGGGATCACGGCGGCAGCGATGACCTCGCCATAGGGGACGGCCAGGAAGGTCGCCATCAGGAATGCCGCCGCGCCCATGATCGGCGGCATCAGCGTCCCCCCGGTGGAGGCGCAGGCCTCAACGGCGGAAGAATAATGCGGGGAATAGCCGGCCTTCTTCATCGAGGGGATGGTGAAGGTGCCGGTGGTGATGATGTTCGACACCACAGACCCAGACAGCGACCCGAAGAGCGAGGACGCCACGATGGCCACCTTCGCCGGGCCGCCCCGCGTGCGACCCAGCAGCTTCAGCGCCAGCGCCATGAAGAATTCACCGCCGCCCAGCATCGCCAGCACGACGCCGAAGATGATGTAGCCGATCAGCAGGTCGGCCACGACGCGGAACGGGATGCCGATGATGGATTCTGTGCCCAGCGCATGGGCGGCGACCAGCCCGGACCACGAAAACTGGTTCCCCCACAGCACGCCGGGCATGGAATCGGCGACCATCGGATACAGCCCGAAAACAGCGCAGACCACCGCCAGCAGCAGCCCGGCGCAGCGGCGCACGCCCTCGATCGCCAGGAAGAACAGGATGGAGGCGCCGATGGTCGGCCACAGCGGCGCGCTGAACGACCAGCCCGCCGTCATGATACGCCGCGCCTGGAAAGCGAAATAGGTACATACGATCAGCGCCAGCACCGCCATCACCCAATCGAGGCCCCACAGCCAGCCGGGTCTGCCGCGGCGGTCGGCCGGGAAGCGCAGGAACACCACCGCCAGGAAGACGCCCAGCAGCGCGTAGTAGAAGGCGGAGGTGATGGGCCGCATCCCCGGCGCGATCAGTGGCAGGGTCTGCAACATCGTCATGGCGATGCCGATCACGGACAGGGCGATCACCACGACACGGGTCAGGCGCATCATGAAGGGCTGCGGGGAATGCGGGTCTTGCAGGGTCATGGCGGGCAATGTCCTTGAAAGGCGGGGCGCCCACAGGGTGGCGCGTCGATGCGGGCAGGGGCCGGTCCGACGGCGCAGATCACGGCGGATGCCTGTTGCGGCGGCTGCCGCGACGGGCTGGCGGATCTGGCCGGGACGGCGGGGGCCGTGCGAGGGGGGGGCCGCCCCACGGGATGCGGGGCGGCCAGGCTGTCAGCCGCGGTTCACAGCGAGGCCGTCGCGCCGGCCCGAACCTTGTCCCAGGCGGCGGCGAATTCGGCTTCGTCCAGGCCCTTGTTCTCGGCGACGAAATCCGGCCAGGCGGCGGTCAGGGCTTCGATTTCGGCCACCGAACGGTCGTTCCAGCCCTGCTGCTCTTCGCTCCACTGGCCGATTTCCTGAAGGTAACGGATCGCGCCTTCGTGCAGGGGGGCGTCCATCGGCGTGGTGCCGGACATCTTGATGCCCCAGCGTTCCATGATCGGGGCCGCGTCCTTGAAATCGGGGTAGCTTTGGTCCAGCGCCTTGAGGAAACCGTAGGTCATCTCCGGGTCGGCGTCGTGCATCACCGTGACCATCGGGTACTTGTAGGCCACGACATCGACCGGATCCTTGCCGGTGATGCCGACCCCGATGGTTTCGCGGAAGGGGGAGAAGATCGGCGCGATCTTGTTCATGTTCTCCCAGGCCTGCGTATCGTCAGGGTCGAACGGCAGCCAGCGGATGCCGCGCGGGCTGGCCTCCAGCTCTGTCAGCGCGGCCGAGGTCAGCGCCGATCCGGCCGCATCCGCCTGCCCCTGGGTGAGAGAGCGCAGCGTATCCCCGTAGGACGGGAATTCGATCACCTCCACGTCGTCGCGGGTCAGCCCCTTGGAGGCCAGCATGGTATCGACCTTCACCGCGACAGAGGGGTTCGCCGCCGCATAGGCAAAGCGCTTGCCGCGCAGGTCCTCCAGCGTTTCGATGCCGCTTTCCTGTGTTACCACGATACCGAAGCTGGCCGGTCGGCCACAGATCGTCCGCATGTTCTGCGGGCCCCAGTCGGGGGTGGCGAAATCGTAGATCCCGCGGGTGGCAAAGAACAGTTCATTGGCCAGCCAGGCGGTGTTGGCCTTGCCCTGCTTCAGCGGGATGATCCGCCCCACGCCGGAGCCGGAGGGCAGCAGCCGCACGCGGGTGCCGTAGTTCTTGATCATCGCGTCGGCGATGGCCGTTGCCTCGACATAGCCGGTGGAGCCGACGTCATAGGTGCTCCAGATCATGGTGTCGGGCAGTCCGGCGGGCGTGTCCTTGGCGCGCAGGATCGCCGGGGCCATGGGGGTGGCCGCAGCGGCCCCCAAAAGCGCCATCGTCTGACGTCTGTTCACATGTGTCATCTTCTTTCTCCTCCCTGAAAAATGGCCGTATGGTCGGGGCCTCCTCCCCTAACGGCCGGTGAAATCCGGCGGGCGCCTGTCAAGAAAGGCGCGCCGCGCCTCGTCGTGATCGGCGGTGGCGAACAATGCGCCCTGCGCCTGTCGTTCCTCGGCCAGGATGGCCTCAAGACTGCCGTGCTGGCGGGCCAGGATGGCCCTCAGGTGGCCGCCGGGCAGGGGGGCGGCCGGCACCAAGGCCGCGACCTCCGCCAATGCGGCGGGCAGCGGATCGTCGCCCTCTGCCAGGATATCGGCCAGGCCGATTTCCACCGCCCGGGCGCCGCGGATTTCGTGCCCATGCTGCAACATCCGCAAAGCGCGTGCGGGGCCGATCCGGCGGGGCAGGGACCACATCGCGCCCATGTCCGGCACCAGCCCGACCCGCCCGAAGCTGGCGCAGAACCGCGCCCCGGCCGTGGCGACCACGCTGTCGCAGCACAACGCCAGCGACATGCCGCCGCCATAGGCCACGCCCTCGACCGCCGCGACCACCGGCAGCGGGCCCATGGCGATCAGCCGGACCAGGTCATGTACCACCTCAAGCCGTTGCAGCGCGATGTCCACCGGCTGGCCCATCGCCTTGATGTCGCCGCCGGCGCAGAAACACCCGCCGGATCCCGTCAGAACCATGCCGCGCAGCGTGGTGTCGGCATGGGCGGCGCGCAGGGCAGCACAGAGATCGCCACGCATCTCGTCGCTCAGCGCGTTGCGGCGGTCGGGCTGCATCATGCGCAGGATCAGCGTGTCGCCCTGCCGTTCCCGCGACAGGCAGCCGCCGGGCGGTGGGTCATCGACAGACCGGCCACCGCGCGACAGGGGATCAGGGGCCGGTACTCCGGTCATGCCGCCGCGCCCCTGCGGGGCGATTCGGTCGGGTGTGTCGCGATGGGCATGTCGGAACTTCTCCCAATAACAGCAGCTTACCGTGCCTCTCCCGAGTGGGGTCGTGATGTGGAGGGGCTTGCGTCGTGAGGATCATTCTGTATAACGAATGCCACTCGGACAAGAGAAAAAGCCATGAAACCCTCGGACCCCCAGAAATACGTCGGCGCGGTGGAGAACGCGGTAAAGATCCTGCGACAGCTGGCACAAACCGGAGCGCCGGAGGGCGTGGCGAGTATCGCGCGGGAGACCGGTCTGAACGTGTCCACTACCTACAACATCCTGAAGACATTGACGAAAGAGGGGCTAAGCACCTTCGACGAACGTTCCAAATCCTATGCCATCGGGATGGGTGTGCTGGAATTGTCGGCGCCGATGCTGGGGCGCAATCCCGGAGATATGATTCGCCCGGTGATGGAGCGGATCTCGCGCGAACACTCGGTTCTGGTGGCACTGTGGACGGTCACCCCGCAGGGGCGCATCGTGCTGTCGGACCGGATCGCGCCCGCCGACGTGGTCCGCGCCGACATGCAGCCGGGATCGCGCCTGCCGGATCTGGTGGGCGCCGTGGGCCGTTGCGTCGCTGCTGCGCGTGGGCTGGATCGGGAGGCGCTGCGCGATGCCTATGCCGGGCTGCGCTGGCAACGGGCGCCGGGGTTCGACGCCTATTGGCAGGAGGTGCAGCAGGCGCGGATCGATGGCTATGCCTTTGACTTCGGACAATTGTTCCGGGGGCTCAGCATCGCGGCGGTTGCTATTCGCGACATCGCGGGTACGCCACGGTTGGGCCTGTCGACCATCAGTATCGCCGACCAGATCGACGACCAGGCCATGCGGGAGGCCGCCAAGGATCTGAAGGCGGCGGGAGAATTCATCGAATTGAACGTATTCGGCCGGCGCGGCGACTGACGCGGCCAGGGGGGACACATGACAGACCAAAGCGCAGCCTCGCTTGGGGCATTTTTCGCGCCGCGTTCCATCGCGGTGATCGGGGCTTCGGACAACCCGACCCGCATCGGCGGCCGGCCGGTGGATTATTGCAAGGCCGCGGGTTTTGCCGGGCCGATCTACCCGGTGAACCCCACCCGCGAGACGGTACAGGGTCTGCCCGCCTGGCCCGATATCGGGGCCGTTCCGGGCGCGGTCGACCTGGCCGTACTGGCCGTGCCCGCCGCCCGCGCGGCGGAAACCCTGGAGGCTTGCGGCCGCAAGGGGGTGAAGGCGGCAGTGGTCTTCTCTGCCGGGTTCTCCGAAGTGGGCGCGGAGGGTGAGGCGGCGCAGATGCGGCTGCTGGCCGTGGCGCGACGGCACGGAATCCGCATCCTGGGACCCAATTGCCTGGGCTGCTATTCCGGCGCGACGGGCGCTTGCGCGACCTTCACCAGCGGACTGGAGGGCGGGATGCCGCAAGTTGGTGGCATCGGCTTGATCACCCAGTCGGGCGCCTATGGCACCCATCTGCTGGCGATGGCCAAGGCCCGGCGCCTGGGGGTGGCCGGGTGGGTCTCTACCGGGAACGAAGCGGATGTCTCTGTTGCGGAATGCCTGGAATACATGGTCGATCAGCCCGAGATCACGGCGATCGGCATGTACATGGAGGGGGTGAACGACGCCCCTCGCCTGATCCGCGCCCTCTCCCGTGCACGGGCCCTGCGCAAACCCGTCACCATCATCAAGGTCGGGGCCTCCGAGGTCGGGGCGGTGGCGGTGCAATCGCATACGGCCTCGCTTGCCGGGTCGGATGCCAGCTTCCAGGCGGTGATCGAACAATACGGCGCCGTCCGGGCCGCCACCACCGAAGAGATGTTCGATACGCTTTACGCCGCCTCCGTCGCGCCGCTGCCCACGGGTCGCAAATTGGGGATCCTGACCGTTTCCGGCGGGGCAGGGGTTCTGATGGCCGACGCGGCAGAACTGCGCGGGATGGACGTGCCGCCGATGCCCGATGCCTCGGTCGCCAAGCTGCTGGAGCGCAACCCCTTTGCCTCGCCACGCAACCCGGTGGACATCACAGCCCACGCGTTGAACGATTTCGACCTGATCCCGGAATACCTGGCAGAGATGATGCAGGCCGGCGGCTATGATGCCT encodes the following:
- a CDS encoding acetate--CoA ligase family protein yields the protein MTDQSAASLGAFFAPRSIAVIGASDNPTRIGGRPVDYCKAAGFAGPIYPVNPTRETVQGLPAWPDIGAVPGAVDLAVLAVPAARAAETLEACGRKGVKAAVVFSAGFSEVGAEGEAAQMRLLAVARRHGIRILGPNCLGCYSGATGACATFTSGLEGGMPQVGGIGLITQSGAYGTHLLAMAKARRLGVAGWVSTGNEADVSVAECLEYMVDQPEITAIGMYMEGVNDAPRLIRALSRARALRKPVTIIKVGASEVGAVAVQSHTASLAGSDASFQAVIEQYGAVRAATTEEMFDTLYAASVAPLPTGRKLGILTVSGGAGVLMADAAELRGMDVPPMPDASVAKLLERNPFASPRNPVDITAHALNDFDLIPEYLAEMMQAGGYDAFAGFFTSWTSSPVYGPKLRKALLETLEGSDRPFAVIGLFNDAQAEEYEQAGLLTFADPSRAVAALGTMARLAEGFAADGAAEAPPRIAEPTLPGTALDEAAAKVRLAAAGIPVLEEQLVTSADAAAQAAARIGQPVVLKIVSPDIAHKTEVGGVVLNLPDPDAVHRAAEEMLTQIPARVPGAAITGILVAPMAGEGVELIVGTRRDPVMGPMVMVGLGGVLAEVLEDVALAHAPISEAQALRMLERLRGARILEGVRGRAAVDRAAVARVIARLSVLAAANADHIDSIEINPLLARPDGAVALDALILPVADAEAEGR